The DNA window CGGGAGCAGCGGGTCGTCCGACACCGTCATCGCCTGATCAACAGCGGCCACGAGTCGCGCCACGACGGCCGGGTCGGGCTCGGCGAAGTAGGTGCGCAGGGCGATCATGTCGAGCAGGTTCGCGGCCCGCCCGGTGTCGCCGGCCGCGACCTGCGCCTCGATCGCCGCGGCCAGGGTGGTCAGCCGGTCGCTGCCGGACCAGCGGTTGCCGTGCAGCATCTCCAGCAGGAACTCGTACGCCGCGCGGTCGGCCGGGGCCAGCTCGTGCGGCCGGATCTCCCCGAGCAGCCTGCTGTTCGCCACGTCGTCGCCCTGCTCGGACGCCATGTCCACGGCGGCGAGCAGCCGGCTGCCGCGGGCCGCGGGGTCCTCACTGAGGCGTGCCGCCTGCTCGAAAGCAGTCATCGCGATGCCGGCGACCTGCCGCCGACCGGCCTGGAACGCGGTTTCGGTCAGCTCCCGGGCCAGTTCCTCGTCGGGACCGTTCGCGGCGGCCGCCCGGTGCCAGAGGCCGCGTTCCGGATGGTTCGCGAGGATCTCGGCGAGCGCCGCGTGCACCCGCCGGCGCTGCATCAGCGTCACCGACTGGGAGAGCGCGGAGCGGAGCAGCGGGTGCCGGAACCGCACCCGCAGCCGGTCGTCCATCTGCACCAGACGGGTCGCGACGGCCGGGTCGATGTCCTCGTGGCGGACCGTGCGGGGCTCCACGAGACGGCAGGCGCGCACGATCTCGTCCAGGTCGTCGCCGTCGTCCAGCGCCATGACCAGCAACAGTGACCGGGTCACCGGCGGCAGCTCGGCGACCAGCCCGGAGAACGTGCGTTCCAGGCGCTCGCTCAGCGGCACCCGGTTCGGCAGCAGCACGGACGGGCCGGACCGGGCGGCCGCCTCGCCGAGCTCGACGACGCCGAGCGGGTTGCCCTGCGCCGCCTCCAGCACCTGATCGGCGACGGACGGCGCGAGGTCCGGCGCCACCCGGCGCAGCAGCTCCGCCGCGTCACTCGCGTCCAGCGGCTCCAGGCGTACCTCGGGGAGGCCCGCGCTCGCCAGCCGCCGGCTCACGTCCCGGCCGTCACGGGCGGTCAGGACCATCGCCGCGCGGTCGGCGCCGAGCCGCCGCGCGGCGAACGCGAGCGTCTCCCAGCTCGCCTCGTCCAGCCACTGCAGGTCCTCGACCGTGATCAGGACCGGGGTGTCGTGCGCGTTCACGACGTCGAGCAGGGCCGCCGCCGCGCGGAACGGCAGCGTGTCCGGCGAGCCGAGGATCGTCACGGCGGTCCCGGCCAGGTCCGGCACGGCACGCAGGAGGCGATGCAGACCCGCGTACGGGATGTGCACCTCGGCCTGCACCCCGGCCGTCCCGAGCACCCGCAGGCCACCGGCGCCGGCGAGATCGGCGGCATGGCTGAGCAGCGTCGACTTGCCGATCCCGGCCTCGCCGCGCAGCACCAGCGCGCCGCCGTCACCGGCCACGGCGCCGCCGAGCAGATCGGCGAGCGTGCTGATCTCCGATCGGCGGCCAAGAATCACCCGGTCATCCTAAAGAGATCAGGCTCGTCGGCCGAACCCCAGTTTCGTGCCGCGGGACACCGCGACGCCGGCCAGGCAGAGGACGCCGCCGGCCAGGGTGATCCAGCCGGGCACCTCGCCGAGCAGCAGCCAGGACAGCACGACCACGACGGCGGGCACCGCGTACGTCGTCGAGCCCATCTTGCCGGCGGTCGTGCGGGCCAGCGCGTACGCCCAGGTGGTGAATGCGATGGCGGTCGGGAAGACGCCCAGATAGATCACGTTGAGCGTGGCGCTCAGCGGCGCCGCGCGCACGTCCGCGACGAGCTGGCCGGCGAACGGCAGGCACGCGAGCGCGCCGATCACAGCGCCGAACGTGGTGGCCTGCAGCGCGGACGCGTGCCGCAGCGCGGGTTTCTGGGCGACGACGCCCGCCGCGTACGTGATCGCGGCGACCAGGCAGAGCAGCACACCGAGCACGGGGGAGTGCCCGCCGCCGGACATCGACAGTCCGACGACGACCGTGCCGGCGAACGAGACGGCGATCCCGGCGAGCAGCCGCGGCGGGAAGCCCTCGCCGAGGAACACGCCCGCGAGCAGCGCCATGATGGCCGGGCCGACGTTGACGACGAGCGCCGCGGTGCCCGCGTCGACGAGCTCCTCACCCCAGTTCAGCGCGACCATGTAGCAGCCGAACCAGAGCACGCCGGAGATCGCGATGCCCGGCCACGCGGCCCGCGGCGGCAGGCCCTGCCGCCGCAGCGCAAGAAAGATCAACAAGACGATCGCGCCGGTCAGCAGCCGGCCGAGCGCGAGCGAGCCCGGTGCGAAGTGCGGGGCCGCGGCGCGGATGCCGACGAAGGCGGACGCCCAGAGGACGACCGTGACGCTCGCCGCGGCGACCGCACTGCTCGGGACGCGGACGGACCGCTCGGACAGCAGACTCATGCCGGAAGCAAACACTGTCCGGCGGCCCGTCGGCTAGCGGAATTCAGACCTCGAGGTCGCCGTCCATCACCGGCTGCGGAACATCGCGCAGGTGACGGTTGTGCCGCGGCTCCTGCTTGCTCTTGGAGTCGTTGAGGCGGCGGCGCAGGTCGTCGCGGGCGTCCATGACGGCCGCGTGCAGGTCCTCCTCGGAGGACGTCGTGACGATCTCCT is part of the Actinoplanes missouriensis 431 genome and encodes:
- a CDS encoding AAA family ATPase, whose protein sequence is MILGRRSEISTLADLLGGAVAGDGGALVLRGEAGIGKSTLLSHAADLAGAGGLRVLGTAGVQAEVHIPYAGLHRLLRAVPDLAGTAVTILGSPDTLPFRAAAALLDVVNAHDTPVLITVEDLQWLDEASWETLAFAARRLGADRAAMVLTARDGRDVSRRLASAGLPEVRLEPLDASDAAELLRRVAPDLAPSVADQVLEAAQGNPLGVVELGEAAARSGPSVLLPNRVPLSERLERTFSGLVAELPPVTRSLLLVMALDDGDDLDEIVRACRLVEPRTVRHEDIDPAVATRLVQMDDRLRVRFRHPLLRSALSQSVTLMQRRRVHAALAEILANHPERGLWHRAAAANGPDEELARELTETAFQAGRRQVAGIAMTAFEQAARLSEDPAARGSRLLAAVDMASEQGDDVANSRLLGEIRPHELAPADRAAYEFLLEMLHGNRWSGSDRLTTLAAAIEAQVAAGDTGRAANLLDMIALRTYFAEPDPAVVARLVAAVDQAMTVSDDPLLPAQLALIAPISRGADCRRRLRELLVSAGTDPYTTYQLGLGAGTTGDLPMASEFNAAAVVGLRAQGRLGVLYRAQIIQASHAIYLGDVRTALPVLPEGEAFAVRGGHRNWVPTAWTVAGAAAALSGDLAEAERRAAATEAVLLPLGRNPLLAGVRQIRGLAALAAGRPAEAFAELRRVFDPADDSCHLGTGLFLVGHLAEAAAGCGATTGLRRIVEELVPIAEESGHPALLAGLGYAHAVLADSAEAWEKAVGEDLTGWAFEQARRQHAYGTWLRRRRRPADSRPFLRAAAATFDALGATAWADRSRAELRASGESLRKPSDATTGLTPQETQIARLAAEGLSNQEIGERLFLSPRTVSTHLSRIYPKLGIRSRAELARALRNT
- a CDS encoding DMT family transporter; its protein translation is MSLLSERSVRVPSSAVAAASVTVVLWASAFVGIRAAAPHFAPGSLALGRLLTGAIVLLIFLALRRQGLPPRAAWPGIAISGVLWFGCYMVALNWGEELVDAGTAALVVNVGPAIMALLAGVFLGEGFPPRLLAGIAVSFAGTVVVGLSMSGGGHSPVLGVLLCLVAAITYAAGVVAQKPALRHASALQATTFGAVIGALACLPFAGQLVADVRAAPLSATLNVIYLGVFPTAIAFTTWAYALARTTAGKMGSTTYAVPAVVVVLSWLLLGEVPGWITLAGGVLCLAGVAVSRGTKLGFGRRA